The following coding sequences are from one Anguilla anguilla isolate fAngAng1 chromosome 12, fAngAng1.pri, whole genome shotgun sequence window:
- the LOC118209009 gene encoding olfactory receptor 1-like: MNSLNSTLYLNTTFVRPPFFFISGLDNMPYAKYYYVFLGFVFVVSVLGNSFVMFIIYTERSFHTPKYMAIFNLLIADLGESTALIPNLIAMFLFDSQYTSFDACLANMYFVFLFACLQSLTLTVLAYDRLVAICLPLRYHAIITMQAMVVMLTVVWAYDSLLMILMVTFITRLSFCKSIVVQSYFCDHGPIYKLACNDNFINQVISRVNAALLLYLPFILTVLSYVFIAGALSKIASSEGQFKAIKTCSAHLMLVALYYLPIMGTQISGLTSTLQPNGRIINLSIANSITPMMNPIIYVLNTEEIKEFSKKIFKRKKNNCNRIKQSK; encoded by the coding sequence ATGAACTCCCTGAATTCCACCCTCTATCTAAATACAACTTTTGTACgtcccccattttttttcatcagtggTTTGGATAACATGCCCTATGCCAAATACTACTATGTTTTCCTgggctttgtttttgtggtctCTGTGTTGGGGAACtcatttgtcatgtttattatatacacagagcgcagttttcacaccccaaagtatatggccatttttaatttgcttATAGCTGACTTGGGTGAAAGCACTGCTCTTATTCCAAATTTAattgcaatgtttctttttgattcACAATACACCTCCTTTGACGCTTGCTTGGCAaacatgtattttgtgtttttatttgcctGTTTACAGTCTCTAACTCTTACTGTTCTGGCctatgatagattggtggcaatATGCTTGCCATTGAGATACCACGCCATCATCACAATGCAAGCAATGGTTGTGATGTTAACAGTGGTGTGGGCATATGATTCacttttaatgattttaatggTGACTTTCATTACCAGATTGTCCTTTTGTAAATCCATTGTGGTACAAAGCTACTTTTGTGATCATGGGCCCATATACAAATTGGCATGCAATGACAATTTTATTAATCAGGTGATATCAAGAGTTAACGCGGCATTATTGCTGTATTTACCCTTTATTTTGACTGTACTCTCATATGTATTTATTGCTGGTGCACTGTCTAAAATAGCTTCATCAGAAGGGCAATTTAAAGCCATTAAGACTTGTTCTGCACATCTAATGCTGGTGGCTTTATATTATCTTCCAATAATGGGAACCCAAATTTCTGGACTAACTTCAACCCTTCAGCCTAATGGCAGGATAATTAATTTGTCCATTGCAAATTCCATTACCCCCATGATGAACCCAATCATTTATGTGCTGAACACAGAAGAGATTAAggaattctcaaaaaaaattttcaaaagaaaaaaaaataactgcaacagaattaaacaatcaaaataa